A part of Myxococcus landrumus genomic DNA contains:
- a CDS encoding class I SAM-dependent methyltransferase — protein sequence MPLPQMVAVRVWSVLLEVITRLGDLLVLVLRPRLVPPYLSLWLREALASPYRARRSFDVVRVLHASGQHFRELIYGETPIHTAVWLFKKSGLTSASRLVDLGAGRGRVLLAARWLGAQALGIELLERHVTLASGLVNRAGAELRQGDATQADLGDATHVFINWTALSPETRERIVERLRTCRPGTRVLTVTRPVEGPGFTLLSQHSLLFTWGVERVWIHERCAPGDAL from the coding sequence ATGCCCCTCCCCCAGATGGTGGCCGTGCGCGTCTGGAGCGTGCTGCTGGAGGTCATCACCCGGCTGGGGGACCTGCTGGTGCTCGTCCTCCGCCCGCGCCTCGTCCCGCCCTACCTGAGCCTCTGGCTGCGGGAAGCGCTCGCCTCCCCCTACCGCGCGCGTCGCTCCTTCGACGTGGTCCGCGTCCTCCACGCCAGCGGCCAACACTTCCGCGAACTCATCTACGGGGAGACGCCCATCCACACCGCCGTGTGGCTCTTCAAGAAGTCGGGCCTCACCTCCGCGTCCCGACTGGTGGACCTGGGCGCGGGCCGGGGCCGAGTGCTCCTCGCCGCGCGCTGGCTGGGCGCCCAGGCCCTGGGCATCGAGCTGCTGGAGCGGCACGTGACGCTCGCCTCGGGGCTGGTGAACCGGGCGGGCGCGGAGCTTCGCCAGGGAGACGCCACCCAGGCCGACCTGGGCGACGCCACCCACGTCTTCATCAACTGGACCGCGCTGTCCCCCGAGACGCGGGAGCGCATCGTCGAGCGGCTGCGCACCTGCCGCCCCGGCACCCGCGTCCTCACCGTCACCCGCCCCGTGGAGGGCCCGGGCTTCACCCTCCTCTCCCAGCACTCGCTCCTCTTCACCTGGGGCGTGGAGCGCGTCTGGATTCACGAGCGGTGCGCCCCCGGGGATGCGCTTTGA
- a CDS encoding sigma 54-interacting transcriptional regulator, with translation MSPTLADVSTAAVPERGGGPKGPHLVPALTVISHPVPRRVGERLRLDALAAGREVALSRNGPDFHRPGTAQGQPLNDPFISRKPLVFSPGSRPGSVRLTSQDGGTQVAIAGSTLEGTWELSASELAAGVPLELGQRVVLLLHPVEATDDAPTADALGMVGESTGVRRLRRHIERVADLDVPVLIRGETGTGKERVAQAIHQRSRRRSGRFLSVNLGAIPKELAAAELFGTQKGAYTGATQGREGFFRAAHGGTLFLDEVGEAPPEVQVMLLRVLETGELYPVGGSTPIAVDVRLLAATDADLDERIRDGRFKAPLLHRLAGYDLHVPPLRERREDLGRLFFHFAREELAALGEAHRLDNEDAYAQPWLPAALATRLVRFQWPGNIRQLRNLARQLVIGSRGQASLQAEPRLEHELELAAAAMPGAAVAAEALLEGHADAPQEARTAPRRKASQVTEQELLAALREHAWDLKATAEALGIPRPSLYDLIDKSPNLRTAGDLSSEEITRAFEAHGGDLDAMARGLEVSRRALGRRLKELGLTPRAE, from the coding sequence ATGTCCCCCACGCTCGCCGATGTGTCCACCGCCGCCGTGCCGGAGCGGGGCGGCGGCCCGAAGGGGCCACACCTCGTCCCGGCCCTCACCGTCATCTCCCACCCCGTCCCCCGGCGCGTCGGCGAACGGCTGCGGCTGGATGCGCTCGCGGCGGGACGGGAGGTGGCGCTGTCCCGCAACGGGCCGGACTTCCACCGGCCCGGCACTGCACAGGGACAGCCGCTGAATGACCCGTTCATCAGCCGCAAGCCGCTGGTGTTCTCCCCGGGCTCACGCCCTGGGAGCGTGAGGCTGACGAGCCAGGACGGGGGCACCCAGGTGGCCATCGCCGGCTCCACACTGGAGGGCACGTGGGAGCTGTCCGCGAGCGAGCTGGCCGCGGGGGTCCCCCTGGAGTTGGGCCAGCGCGTGGTGCTGCTGCTCCACCCCGTGGAGGCAACGGACGATGCCCCCACGGCCGATGCGCTGGGCATGGTGGGGGAGAGCACCGGTGTCCGCCGCCTGCGCCGCCACATCGAGCGCGTGGCGGACCTGGACGTGCCCGTGCTCATCCGAGGCGAGACCGGCACGGGCAAGGAGCGCGTGGCCCAGGCCATCCACCAGCGCAGCCGGCGGCGCTCGGGCCGCTTCCTCTCCGTCAACCTGGGCGCGATTCCCAAGGAGCTCGCCGCCGCCGAGCTGTTCGGGACGCAGAAGGGCGCGTACACGGGCGCGACGCAGGGCCGCGAGGGCTTCTTCCGCGCCGCGCACGGAGGCACCCTCTTCCTGGATGAAGTGGGCGAGGCCCCGCCCGAGGTGCAGGTGATGCTCCTGCGGGTGCTGGAGACGGGCGAGCTGTACCCCGTCGGAGGCTCCACGCCCATCGCCGTAGATGTGCGGCTGCTCGCCGCGACGGACGCGGACCTGGATGAACGCATCCGCGACGGGCGCTTCAAGGCGCCGCTGCTGCACCGGCTCGCGGGCTACGACCTCCACGTGCCTCCGCTGCGTGAGCGGCGCGAGGACCTGGGGCGCCTGTTCTTCCACTTCGCCCGCGAGGAGCTGGCGGCGCTGGGCGAGGCGCACCGGCTGGACAACGAGGACGCCTACGCGCAGCCCTGGCTGCCCGCGGCGCTCGCGACACGGCTGGTGCGCTTCCAGTGGCCGGGCAACATCCGGCAGCTGCGCAACCTCGCGCGGCAGCTCGTCATCGGGAGCCGAGGACAGGCGAGCCTCCAGGCCGAGCCACGGCTGGAGCATGAGCTGGAGCTCGCCGCCGCGGCCATGCCCGGCGCGGCGGTGGCCGCCGAGGCCCTCCTCGAAGGCCACGCCGATGCGCCCCAGGAGGCGCGCACGGCACCGCGCCGCAAGGCCTCCCAGGTGACGGAGCAGGAGCTGCTCGCGGCGCTGCGGGAGCACGCGTGGGACTTGAAGGCCACCGCCGAGGCCCTGGGCATTCCGCGCCCCTCGCTCTACGACCTCATCGACAAGAGTCCGAACCTGCGCACCGCGGGGGACTTGAGCTCGGAGGAAATCACCCGCGCCTTCGAGGCGCACGGTGGCGATTTGGACGCGATGGCGCGCGGGCTCGAGGTGTCCCGGCGAGCCCTGGGCCGGCGCTTGAAGGAGCTGGGCCTCACGCCTCGCGCGGAGTGA
- a CDS encoding ornithine cyclodeaminase family protein has product MSTLILSAKELRGLYTVQLGLDAVERAFRAHGRGESLMPPKVYLSLPQYDGDFRAMPAFLDGAAGVKWVNAHPQNPKKHGLPTVRALYILSDPDTASPLAILDGTLLTAWRTGCAGGVASKYLAKPKPRTLGLVGCGVQARVLIDAHRALFGELELLLADTSEAAAKALQAEKGGRVVSLQEASGADIVCTSTPSRTPVVKREWLKPGAHINAMGADAPGKQELDPRILTEGRVFIDDTEQALHSGEVNVPLHDGLLSAEHIAGTLGEVVAGKKPGRAGDEVTVFDSTGLALQDVALARALYEVARAKGVGQSLDIVGG; this is encoded by the coding sequence ATGTCCACTCTCATCCTCAGCGCCAAGGAGCTGCGCGGCCTCTACACCGTCCAGCTTGGCCTCGACGCCGTCGAGCGGGCCTTCCGAGCCCACGGCCGCGGCGAGTCCCTCATGCCTCCCAAGGTGTACCTCTCGCTGCCGCAGTACGACGGCGACTTCCGCGCCATGCCCGCGTTCCTCGACGGCGCGGCCGGAGTGAAGTGGGTCAACGCCCATCCCCAGAACCCCAAGAAGCACGGCCTGCCCACCGTGCGCGCCCTCTACATCCTCAGCGACCCCGACACCGCGTCGCCCCTGGCCATCCTCGACGGCACCCTCCTCACCGCGTGGCGCACCGGCTGCGCCGGCGGCGTGGCCTCCAAGTACCTGGCGAAGCCCAAGCCCCGCACCCTCGGGCTCGTCGGCTGCGGCGTCCAGGCCCGCGTCCTCATCGACGCCCACCGCGCCCTCTTCGGCGAGTTGGAGCTGCTCCTCGCCGACACCTCCGAGGCCGCCGCCAAGGCCCTCCAGGCCGAGAAGGGCGGCCGCGTCGTCAGCCTCCAGGAAGCCTCCGGCGCGGACATCGTCTGCACCTCCACGCCCTCCCGCACCCCCGTGGTGAAGCGCGAGTGGCTCAAGCCCGGCGCGCACATCAACGCCATGGGCGCGGACGCCCCCGGCAAGCAGGAGCTGGACCCGCGCATCCTCACCGAGGGCCGCGTCTTCATCGACGACACCGAGCAGGCCCTCCACTCCGGAGAGGTCAACGTCCCCCTCCACGACGGCCTGCTGAGCGCCGAGCACATCGCCGGAACCCTGGGCGAAGTCGTCGCCGGCAAGAAGCCCGGCCGCGCCGGTGACGAGGTCACCGTGTTCGACTCCACCGGCCTCGCCCTCCAGGACGTCGCGCTCGCCCGCGCCCTCTACGAGGTCGCCCGCGCCAAGGGCGTCGGCCAGTCGCTCGACATCGTCGGCGGCTGA
- a CDS encoding DUF1152 domain-containing protein, with translation MAARYSGRAVWVVSSPAAGEDSGMDLSTSPLLERLAPARHVLIAGGGGGFDVFSGLPLYFRLRELGKTVTLANLSFTQLSKVQGTWPVPGVLQVEASTEGPEYYFPEGWLSRWFARRGDKVPVYCFEQTGMASLREAYAALQAHLGFDAVVLVDGGTDILMRGDEVGLGTPHEDIASLGAVQALAVPEKLVVCLGFGVDFHHGVCHAHFLESVAALSKEGGYLGVTALLEAMPEVALYKDAVAFVCERMPRAPSIVSLSVVSALEGDYGDVHRTERTRGSTLWINPLMSMYWAFDLMAVARRCLYLEALKDTTTQAQMHLIIEAFRATRPVRPWKDIPV, from the coding sequence ATGGCGGCGCGTTATAGCGGACGCGCCGTGTGGGTGGTGTCCTCCCCGGCGGCCGGAGAGGATTCGGGCATGGACCTGTCCACCTCGCCGTTGCTGGAGCGGCTCGCGCCCGCCCGTCATGTCCTCATCGCCGGAGGTGGGGGCGGCTTCGACGTGTTCAGCGGGTTGCCGCTGTACTTCCGGCTGCGCGAGCTGGGCAAGACGGTGACGCTGGCGAACCTCAGCTTCACCCAGCTCTCCAAGGTTCAAGGCACCTGGCCCGTTCCGGGCGTGCTCCAGGTGGAGGCGTCCACGGAGGGGCCTGAGTATTACTTCCCCGAAGGGTGGCTCTCGCGCTGGTTCGCGCGACGGGGGGACAAGGTGCCCGTGTACTGCTTCGAGCAGACGGGGATGGCCTCGCTGCGAGAAGCCTATGCCGCGTTGCAGGCGCACCTGGGGTTCGATGCCGTGGTGCTGGTGGATGGGGGCACGGACATCCTGATGCGCGGCGACGAGGTGGGGCTGGGCACGCCTCACGAGGACATCGCCAGCCTGGGAGCGGTGCAGGCGTTGGCGGTGCCCGAGAAGCTGGTGGTGTGTCTGGGGTTTGGCGTGGACTTCCATCACGGCGTCTGTCACGCGCACTTCCTGGAGTCGGTGGCGGCGCTCAGCAAGGAAGGGGGCTACCTGGGCGTCACCGCCCTGCTGGAGGCGATGCCCGAGGTGGCGCTGTACAAGGACGCCGTGGCGTTCGTGTGTGAGCGGATGCCTCGTGCGCCGAGCATCGTGTCCCTCTCCGTGGTGTCCGCGTTGGAGGGCGACTATGGCGACGTGCACCGGACGGAGCGCACGCGGGGCAGCACGCTGTGGATCAACCCGCTGATGAGCATGTATTGGGCCTTCGACCTGATGGCCGTGGCCCGGCGGTGCCTGTACCTGGAGGCGTTGAAGGACACGACGACGCAGGCGCAGATGCACCTCATCATCGAGGCGTTCCGCGCCACGCGTCCTGTCCGCCCGTGGAAGGACATCCCGGTGTGA
- a CDS encoding serine/threonine-protein kinase, whose translation MSEQDEVELRHALAEGLLSREECDALREEAARLGRRPLELLKERGRLSEDTHASLLRLMLREEDTRGPVAPVTVDTGRQAPGKDATLSLEMGLAQVSPPPPVEVPAFPVSDWEHYSPIRFLGQGGMGRVFLARDNRLHRQVALKFVRGDEPELVRRFVLEARAQARVAHPRVCEVYEVGEVQGRAYIAMRHVEGQPLHALVETLSVEQKARVLREAAEGVHAAHRAGLIHRDIKPSNILVERSAEGALSPFVMDFGLARDWKEGVTATGTVLGTPHYMSPEQARGEVARLDRRADVYSLGATLYALLTGTPPIPGQNGLEVLGNIGTVEPRPPRALDRDIPVDLEAITLKCLEKERSARYGSARELAEDLGRFLDGEPVLARTGPGYRARKWLRKHRRAVAVGTGALVVVSLAVGQSVLARREVSQREALARRFTEQVERIEAQARYSGTSPLHDTRRDREALGARMRELGTAMRDAGPMGQTSGHYALGRGYLALDDDARARMHLEAAWEAGATEPRVAYSLALALAHLYQQARLEAERQQPAATRRDRLRKAVQRYGEPARDFLRKSEGAEVPAPEYVAALLAFLEDRPEEALAKLDALGSRLPWFHEAPLLRGDILLARGASRWNTGNREGALADFDAGRRAYARAADIGRSVSAVYRALADLEGWVLQVALYGQGDVPSQYARGVEATSKALVLAPDDAKAHEQEAGFHRRLAEHLARQGGDVEPLLEKALGAARRSVELRPDRARGQHELAMVHWQRARLRQEKGLDALDSLREAAAAFERIPEEARDYDVHADMGQVFRVWADQEEGRGRDSLPYRAKAIGAHVSAMSMDRSKPAAWINLGIEYLALSSNPRAEDPSGDLDRAAAALESAQAINPDHVVPWFYAGEVHLARAARHRDAGADPRPALTSALTAYEKGVAINPKLPPLHNGLGTVWFERAKDEWERGADPSPSLREALKAFDAAIALAPAQGFGQNNVGEVHAWRASLRVLEGQSPAGEVRAARVALKDALARIPDLPQPWMNLGAALQAEAAWTVKQGRAPGPVLEESLKSLRRALELNPKQAQAWRVLGEALAVQALAKARAGQAPDQDFTEADQALSRAVALEPSQPEHLVAQARVCLAWGQWLGMPGGQPVVARGGALADKALSLRARWPRAQALRAGLMLALTPPDAQGAPAPRREAREVLARALADNPHLLREWERWLPAASGAAEVTR comes from the coding sequence ATGAGCGAGCAAGACGAGGTCGAGCTGCGCCATGCACTCGCGGAAGGACTCCTCTCGCGTGAGGAGTGCGACGCCCTTCGCGAGGAGGCGGCGCGTCTGGGACGTCGCCCGCTGGAGCTGCTGAAGGAGCGCGGCCGGCTGTCCGAGGACACCCATGCCTCCCTTCTTCGACTCATGCTGCGAGAGGAGGACACGCGTGGCCCCGTGGCTCCGGTGACGGTGGACACGGGGCGACAGGCGCCCGGCAAGGACGCGACGCTGTCGCTGGAGATGGGCCTCGCCCAGGTCTCTCCGCCGCCCCCCGTGGAGGTGCCCGCCTTCCCTGTCTCCGACTGGGAGCACTACTCCCCCATCCGCTTCCTGGGGCAGGGCGGCATGGGCCGGGTGTTCCTCGCGAGGGACAACCGGTTGCATCGTCAGGTCGCGCTCAAGTTCGTGCGCGGAGACGAGCCGGAGCTGGTTCGCCGGTTCGTCCTGGAGGCCCGTGCCCAGGCCCGTGTGGCCCACCCTCGCGTCTGCGAGGTGTACGAGGTCGGCGAGGTCCAGGGCCGCGCCTACATCGCCATGCGGCACGTGGAGGGACAACCGCTCCATGCGCTCGTGGAGACGCTCAGCGTCGAGCAGAAGGCCCGCGTGCTGCGCGAGGCCGCGGAGGGAGTTCACGCCGCCCATCGCGCGGGGCTCATCCATCGCGACATCAAGCCCTCCAACATCCTGGTGGAGCGGTCCGCCGAGGGGGCGCTGTCGCCCTTCGTCATGGACTTCGGACTCGCTCGCGACTGGAAGGAGGGCGTCACCGCGACGGGCACCGTGCTCGGCACGCCGCACTACATGTCACCGGAGCAGGCTCGCGGCGAGGTGGCCCGGTTGGACCGGCGCGCGGATGTCTACAGCCTGGGCGCCACGCTCTATGCGCTGCTGACCGGGACACCCCCCATCCCCGGGCAGAACGGCCTGGAGGTGCTGGGCAACATCGGCACGGTGGAGCCTCGGCCTCCTCGCGCGTTGGACCGCGACATCCCCGTGGACCTGGAGGCCATCACCCTCAAGTGTCTGGAGAAGGAGCGCTCGGCGCGCTACGGCTCGGCGCGTGAGCTGGCGGAGGACCTGGGGCGCTTCCTCGACGGCGAGCCTGTCCTCGCTCGCACCGGGCCCGGCTATCGCGCGCGCAAGTGGCTGCGCAAGCACCGCCGCGCCGTCGCCGTGGGCACGGGGGCCCTCGTCGTGGTGTCCCTGGCGGTGGGGCAGTCGGTGCTCGCGCGCAGGGAGGTCTCCCAACGCGAGGCCCTGGCCCGCCGCTTCACGGAGCAGGTGGAGCGCATCGAGGCGCAGGCCCGCTACTCCGGCACCTCGCCCCTGCATGACACGCGGCGGGACCGCGAGGCACTGGGCGCGCGGATGCGTGAGCTGGGCACGGCGATGCGCGATGCGGGCCCGATGGGGCAGACCTCGGGCCACTATGCGTTGGGGCGTGGCTACCTCGCGCTCGATGACGATGCCCGGGCGCGGATGCACCTGGAGGCCGCGTGGGAGGCGGGAGCCACGGAGCCTCGCGTGGCCTACTCGCTGGCGCTGGCCCTGGCACATCTGTACCAACAGGCCCGGTTGGAGGCGGAGCGGCAGCAGCCCGCCGCGACGCGCAGGGACCGCTTGCGCAAGGCCGTCCAGCGCTACGGCGAGCCGGCGCGAGACTTCCTGCGCAAGAGCGAGGGCGCGGAGGTCCCCGCGCCCGAGTATGTCGCCGCGCTGCTCGCCTTCCTGGAGGACCGGCCCGAGGAGGCCCTGGCGAAGCTGGACGCGCTGGGCTCACGCCTGCCGTGGTTTCACGAGGCCCCGCTGCTTCGCGGCGATATCCTGCTGGCGCGGGGGGCGAGCCGGTGGAACACGGGGAACCGGGAGGGTGCGCTCGCGGACTTCGATGCAGGGCGGCGGGCGTATGCCCGCGCGGCGGACATCGGCCGCAGCGTCTCCGCGGTGTATCGCGCGCTGGCGGACCTGGAGGGCTGGGTTCTCCAGGTGGCGCTCTACGGGCAGGGAGATGTTCCGTCGCAATACGCGCGAGGCGTGGAGGCCACGTCGAAGGCCTTGGTGCTGGCCCCCGATGACGCGAAGGCGCACGAGCAGGAGGCGGGTTTTCATCGCCGCCTCGCCGAGCACCTCGCGCGCCAAGGCGGCGACGTGGAGCCGCTGCTCGAGAAGGCGCTGGGGGCGGCCCGTCGCTCGGTGGAGTTGAGGCCGGACCGTGCGCGCGGACAGCATGAGCTGGCCATGGTGCACTGGCAGCGCGCCCGTCTCCGGCAGGAGAAGGGACTGGATGCGCTCGACTCCCTGCGCGAGGCCGCCGCCGCCTTCGAGCGCATCCCCGAGGAGGCCCGGGACTACGACGTCCACGCGGACATGGGGCAGGTGTTCAGGGTCTGGGCGGACCAGGAAGAGGGGCGCGGGAGGGACTCGCTGCCCTACCGCGCCAAGGCGATCGGCGCGCACGTGAGCGCGATGTCCATGGACAGGAGCAAGCCCGCGGCGTGGATCAACCTGGGCATCGAGTACCTCGCCCTCTCGTCAAACCCTCGCGCCGAGGACCCGTCGGGAGACCTGGACAGGGCCGCGGCGGCGCTCGAGAGCGCGCAGGCCATCAACCCCGACCACGTGGTGCCATGGTTCTACGCGGGCGAGGTGCACCTGGCTCGCGCCGCGCGGCACCGCGACGCGGGGGCGGACCCCAGGCCCGCGCTGACGAGTGCCCTCACCGCGTACGAGAAGGGCGTGGCCATCAACCCGAAGCTGCCGCCCTTGCACAATGGCCTGGGCACCGTCTGGTTCGAGCGCGCCAAGGATGAATGGGAGCGCGGAGCGGATCCATCGCCATCGCTTCGCGAGGCCTTGAAGGCCTTCGACGCCGCCATCGCCCTGGCACCCGCGCAGGGGTTTGGGCAGAACAACGTGGGCGAGGTCCACGCCTGGCGCGCGAGCCTGCGCGTGCTGGAAGGACAATCACCGGCGGGGGAGGTCCGCGCCGCGCGCGTGGCCCTGAAGGACGCACTGGCCCGGATCCCCGACCTGCCGCAGCCCTGGATGAACCTGGGCGCCGCGCTCCAGGCGGAGGCCGCGTGGACGGTGAAGCAAGGCCGCGCACCGGGCCCCGTGCTGGAGGAGTCCCTGAAGTCCCTGCGCCGCGCGCTGGAGCTCAACCCCAAGCAGGCACAGGCGTGGCGGGTCCTGGGAGAAGCGCTGGCCGTCCAGGCCCTCGCGAAGGCGCGCGCAGGTCAGGCTCCGGACCAGGACTTCACGGAGGCGGATCAGGCCCTGAGTCGTGCCGTGGCGCTGGAGCCCTCGCAGCCCGAGCACCTCGTGGCCCAGGCGCGCGTGTGCCTGGCGTGGGGACAGTGGCTCGGGATGCCAGGAGGACAGCCGGTGGTGGCGAGAGGGGGGGCGCTCGCGGACAAGGCCTTGTCCCTGCGTGCCAGGTGGCCTCGCGCCCAGGCGCTTCGCGCGGGGCTGATGCTGGCGCTGACTCCACCCGACGCACAGGGAGCGCCCGCACCGCGACGCGAGGCACGGGAGGTGTTGGCCCGCGCCTTGGCGGACAACCCGCATCTGCTGCGTGAATGGGAGCGCTGGCTTCCGGCCGCGAGCGGAGCCGCCGAAGTCACCCGGTAA
- a CDS encoding DJ-1/PfpI family protein, whose product MAKVLILAGDAAESLEVMYPYQRLLEEGYEVHLAAPSKKKLQFVVHDFVDGFDTYTEKPGYTWQADLAFSEVKPADYVALVIPGGRAPEYLRNNADCQRIVRYFFEQNRPVAHICHGPLLLTAAGVLKGRKSAAYPALKLDVQGAGAEFIDSAAVLDGNMVSARAWPDHPAWMREFMKLLRAKAPAA is encoded by the coding sequence ATGGCCAAGGTCCTGATTCTGGCTGGTGACGCGGCGGAGTCCCTGGAGGTGATGTACCCGTACCAGCGGCTGCTGGAGGAGGGCTACGAGGTCCACCTCGCCGCCCCGTCGAAGAAGAAGCTCCAGTTCGTGGTGCACGACTTCGTGGACGGCTTCGACACGTACACGGAGAAGCCCGGCTACACGTGGCAGGCGGACCTGGCCTTCTCCGAGGTGAAGCCCGCCGACTACGTCGCCCTGGTCATCCCCGGTGGCCGCGCCCCCGAGTACCTCCGCAACAACGCCGACTGTCAGCGCATCGTCCGGTACTTCTTCGAGCAGAACCGCCCCGTGGCCCACATCTGCCACGGCCCGCTGCTGCTCACCGCCGCCGGAGTCCTCAAGGGCCGCAAGAGCGCCGCCTATCCCGCGCTGAAGCTCGACGTCCAGGGCGCGGGCGCGGAGTTCATCGACTCCGCCGCCGTCCTCGACGGGAACATGGTCTCCGCCCGCGCCTGGCCGGACCACCCCGCGTGGATGCGCGAGTTCATGAAGCTGCTGCGCGCCAAGGCCCCCGCGGCCTGA
- a CDS encoding YciI family protein, producing MKMKYMLMMNSPREGAGSIIHWPKEDIHAHIKFMVGFAKKLSGTGELLVAEGLAFPDQAKRVRAGADGKPITDGVFPESKEFLAGYWIVEVDSPERAYDIAAEASAAPGRGGVPLNMAIEVRQVMSGPPPDMM from the coding sequence ATGAAGATGAAATACATGCTGATGATGAACTCCCCCCGCGAGGGAGCCGGCTCCATCATTCACTGGCCGAAGGAAGACATCCATGCGCACATCAAGTTCATGGTGGGCTTCGCGAAGAAGCTGAGCGGGACGGGGGAGCTGCTGGTGGCCGAGGGGTTGGCGTTCCCGGACCAGGCGAAGCGGGTTCGCGCGGGCGCGGACGGCAAGCCCATCACCGATGGCGTCTTCCCGGAGTCGAAGGAGTTCCTCGCGGGCTACTGGATTGTCGAAGTGGACAGCCCGGAGCGGGCCTATGACATCGCCGCGGAGGCGTCCGCCGCGCCCGGGCGAGGGGGCGTTCCGCTCAACATGGCGATTGAAGTGCGGCAGGTGATGAGTGGTCCGCCGCCCGACATGATGTGA
- a CDS encoding FAD-binding oxidoreductase, translating to MNTALLRELAAVLPPEALVTDADVLEAHRRDQAEWAPSGQPVVLVRATCTDDVRAVLRVASARKVPVVPRGAGSGLSGGANATDGCIVLSLMRMNRVLEVDSRGLLAVVQPGVLNAEVKAAAAEKGLWYAPDPASWEFSSLGGNLATNAGGLCCVKYGVTGDAVLGLEVVLADGSVVRTGGRTVKNVAGYDLTRLFVGSEGTLGVITEATLKLRPKPPRATTLVATFPTLSGAGLAVTDIMARTRPSLLELMDRATCRAVEAYKPLGLDVEAAAFLLARSDAGGDQGVVEIEAMARCCEAAGATFVTHSEDEAEGELLLTARRLAFPALERQGATLLDDVGVPLSRIPELLAAVEDIAARREVLVGTFGHAGDGNMHPTVVFDRKDPAALARARAAFDDILEAALALGGTITGEHGVGVLKQPFLGRQLGEEAMRLHRRIKGAMDPLGILNPGKVC from the coding sequence ATGAATACGGCGCTGTTGCGAGAGCTGGCGGCGGTACTTCCCCCGGAGGCGCTCGTCACCGACGCGGACGTGCTGGAGGCGCACCGCCGCGACCAGGCCGAGTGGGCGCCGTCGGGGCAGCCCGTGGTCCTCGTTCGCGCGACGTGCACGGACGACGTGCGTGCGGTGCTGCGGGTCGCCTCCGCGCGGAAGGTGCCGGTGGTGCCTCGGGGCGCGGGCTCCGGGCTGTCCGGTGGGGCGAACGCGACGGATGGCTGCATCGTGCTGTCGCTGATGCGGATGAACCGGGTGTTGGAGGTGGACTCCCGAGGTTTGCTCGCCGTGGTTCAACCTGGGGTGTTGAACGCGGAGGTGAAGGCCGCGGCGGCGGAGAAGGGCCTCTGGTACGCGCCGGACCCGGCGAGCTGGGAGTTCTCCAGTCTGGGCGGCAACCTGGCGACGAACGCGGGGGGCCTGTGCTGCGTGAAGTACGGCGTCACCGGGGACGCGGTGCTGGGGCTGGAGGTGGTGCTGGCGGATGGCTCCGTGGTGCGCACGGGCGGGCGCACGGTGAAGAACGTCGCGGGCTATGACCTGACGCGGCTGTTCGTCGGCTCGGAGGGCACGTTGGGCGTCATCACCGAGGCGACGCTGAAGCTGCGCCCCAAGCCTCCTCGAGCGACGACGCTGGTGGCCACCTTCCCCACGTTGTCGGGCGCGGGCCTCGCCGTGACGGACATCATGGCGCGCACGCGTCCCTCCCTGTTGGAGCTGATGGACCGGGCCACGTGCCGGGCGGTGGAGGCGTACAAGCCGCTGGGCCTGGACGTGGAGGCCGCGGCCTTCCTGCTGGCGCGCTCCGATGCGGGGGGTGACCAGGGCGTGGTGGAAATCGAGGCGATGGCGCGCTGCTGCGAAGCGGCGGGCGCCACCTTCGTCACCCACTCCGAGGACGAAGCGGAGGGGGAGCTGCTCCTCACCGCGCGAAGGCTGGCCTTCCCCGCGCTGGAGCGGCAGGGGGCGACGCTGCTGGACGACGTGGGCGTGCCGCTGTCGCGAATCCCAGAGCTGCTCGCCGCCGTCGAGGACATCGCCGCGCGGCGCGAGGTCCTGGTGGGCACCTTCGGCCACGCGGGCGACGGCAACATGCACCCCACCGTCGTCTTCGACAGGAAGGATCCGGCGGCGCTGGCGAGGGCCCGCGCGGCGTTCGACGACATCCTGGAGGCGGCGCTGGCGCTGGGGGGCACCATCACCGGGGAGCACGGGGTGGGGGTGCTGAAGCAACCCTTCCTGGGGCGGCAGCTGGGCGAGGAGGCGATGCGGCTGCACCGGCGCATCAAGGGGGCGATGGACCCCCTGGGCATCCTCAATCCGGGCAAGGTCTGCTGA